The Leptospira stimsonii genome includes the window ACTGAAAAATGAAAGAAAGGAGAAAACAAAATGAGAGAATTCGAATCCGGCTCTTTGCAGTTCGTTCTAGTGCGAGGATTGAGTTTTGGTTTTGCCGGTACTTCATAAAATCTCTCTTAGGTGGAGAATTTATACCGGATTCTTCCTCTCGTCGAATCACCTTATAAGTAGATATTTGTTAGTTATTAATCGGTCCTTTTTTACGATTTTGAGAACCTTTTGGGAAACATTCTGAAACTCATTTTACTTCTGTCTTCATTCTAAGTCCTCTTTTCTTTTTTTAAGGGGAAATACTTTGTTCGAAAAGAAAAGAAAAGAAGAGATAGGAAAATGCGACATATCGTTTAACAAAGATTTGTTGATGTCGAAGTTCGATCTTAGGGAGTTCCCGCAGGAATCCGAGATGATTCAGATTCGATTTTTCAACTTCCAAGAATTGGGAGTTCCCATTTCGCAAATTCGTTTGGGAACAGCGTCGCGAAGCGGATCCGCTCTTTGCTTTTCAATATTCTACCGCTATTCTTCCTTTTGGTCAGGAGATAAATCCTATAGAGCGGGGCAGAAGCGAAGTAAAGAATCGTCGCTTAAGGTAGCACTGAAGACGATCGTATTTCCCGAAAATGCGATACCATTTCCAAAGAGAAAGCCGCCTAACCAACAAAACACAGAGGTAGAGGTCGTTATCCGGTCGGGGGTAAAAGATCGGAGTTGTTTCCTATGGGCAATCAGAGAGAAAAGAATGCAGAAGAAGAAAACAAAAAAAGAACACAAATGAGGAAGCAATCGAATTCAGAAACCTGAATATTTGCTTCTTGGAATCATTTCTAAAAGTGCAAAACGAATTCTCCATCCTCTTCACCAAAGGGAATTTACCTGAATAAATCCTAAGTCGTCCTCTACGGCAATGGAAAAAAGATCATTCCGTTCGGATGTTTTGTGTTCGGTGAATCAAGAGATCCAAAGACGGTCATCGTTGCCTGTGGGAACGGTCGCGATGCGGTTCTATATCCGAATCAAAATTCCTTTTCTACATTTTTCAAGAACGGAGTTGAGAAAATCTCTGTGAATTAGGTAGGTGCTCGACCCGACTTGTTCCAAAGTATCGACTACGTTTCTGTCGATTTCGATACGGGAACCTCCCGTTGGAAACCGAATCGAATCGGCATAATTTGTTTCGGATTCGTTTTCTTTAGGTTGAAGAATGTAAATCGCCTTCTGATTTTCCCAGTAAAGATAAAAATAAGAATCGAATATTTCGGAAACGTGAAATATCTGACTGTGTTCTTTTTTGTTTTTTACGATTTCTCGGAGAGATTTTGTGAGCATAGGAATATTAGGATATTTGAATGATCTTTGTCTGTGATCTAAAAAGCGCGAATCTTTCTCAAAAAGAGGTTCTTTGATTTCCGTGCTTAAGGGAAAAAGAAGAATCAAAATCAAAGAGAAATTGGAAACGATTCTTAACAAACGATTTGATTCTCAGAATAGTCGAAACGGTGAAACCTAAGCCCCTGAATCATTGGGAGCTTAGGTCGAATTCTTAAACTCTCGCGAGCCTTCCTTCCAACATTTCGATGATCTCGCTCATGTTCTTTTTGTTGATCACGATTTCGTAGGCCGCCGCGAGGACCGGAGTTTCCGGCGTGATTTTCATCAGATTCGGCATTACTTTGAGTCCGTAAAAACCGTTGGACATTCTTTCCGAAGGAGATCCGTATGCGATATCATATCCGGTTTTTCTGTCCTTAGCATCGGTTCCGAAACAAGAAAGCATAAAGTCAGTCAGTCCGGAGAGTCCTTGGAATGTTTCCGGTTGTCCACCCATCTTCGTTCCGATTTCGGTCATCTCGGAAAAGAAACGGTTGGAAAGATGAAACAGAGAGTTGTCCACGTTTCCTCCGAGGGTCTGCGTAAAGTATCCTTCTACGATTCCCATCGCGAGCGCATAGATTGTTTTCAGCGCCCCGCCTAACTGAACTCCTTTGATGTCCGTTGGAATTTTCGCAGGCCTTGGAAAGATATAACCCGTTGTAAAAAGTTTTTGAACTCTTGGAATCAAAGACGCGTTCGAAGCCGCGATTTCGAACCCCGAAATCTTTCTTTCCATGATCTGATCTGGATAACAAGCTCCTGCGATCACGCCCAATCGATCGTCTTCTAATCCGAAAGCGGTCTGGACTTCGTCCAAGATCAAACCCGTACTCGTAAATCCTTTGATCACATTGAAAAAAGGAGCCTTGTTTTTGTTGAGGAAAGGTTGGATCTCGGGATAGACATTGATCAATTCCCAAGGATTGGTCCCTTGAATAAAAAGTGTCGCGGTTTTCAGAACTTCCGGATCGGAAGTGAAGATTAAATTCGGTGGAAGTTTGTAGAGAGGATAGTATTTTAATTCTCTTCTTTCCGTGTTGCATTGTTCCGTATAAGCCTGATCCGGGTGATAGAGATAAACGAGAACGTCCTTGTTCGCGAGCAAGGTCGCCACTGCGATTGACATACTGCTCGCTCCGATGACGACGATTTTTTCTTCCGGTTCTTTCGGAATTTTGATAAGAATATTTTTACCCGAAACGTCCCCTTTGTAAAGGTTTCTATAAGTCCCGTGTTGGTGTTTATTTAAGTTCGAACCTACGAGAAGAGCGAGATTGTCGATGAGGAATTGTTTTTTGTCTCCGTGTTCCGGGAACTGAAGTTGTTCCACATCTTTCGGAAACGTTTCCATGTGTTTTCTGGAAAGTTCTCCGACTAACACCGGTTTACCGATGACGAGTTTTCCGTTTACCTGATTGAACAATAAACTCGTGGTGGGAAGAATCTTGTCCGTCTTTTCCAGGGAGATCGGAATGATGACCTTGTTTGCGACGTAGTGATAGACGGTTTCCACAAACGGCATCAGTCTTCCGTCTCTGGAACGGGTTCCTTCCGGAAAGATGGCTACGATCTTTCCATCGGACTGAAGTTTTTGAGAATGTCGAAACGCTCTCATGTTGATCTTTGTCATCACGTCCGAAAGACTCGGATTGTCCGCCATGTCTCTTTTCGAACAAACTAAAAGAGTCCCGAACATATAAAGCCCGAGACGTGTGAAGTCAGGTTCATACGCGAGTCTTCCCGCGATAAAAACCAATTGTTCCGCGATCGCTTTTCCTTCCGGGGAACAGTTATAGAGCTGATGAAAGATGGCGGGAGCGTCTAAGTGCGAGAGGTGATTCGAGATCAGAGTGATCGGATATTTTCCGAGAAGAGGTTGGACCAACTTGAGATTGTCCACACCTTCCACGGTAAATTGTTTCATGATCGGAGAAAGAAACTCCATCATGAATTCTCGGGATCTCTGTTCCGGAGAAGTATAAACTCCGACCGTTTCGAGAAGATTCGGTTCTTTGAATACGTCCATTACCGGAGGCATGGGAGTTACCGAGGATAAGTATAAAAACTTCTGGAGAATCTTCTTGGCTTCTTCTTCCGTCATTCCGGAACGTTTGAACAAGTGAATGTTTTCGAAAAATTCTTTCTGCCATTTCCCAACGCTGGATTCTTTCTCAGCCATCAATCTTACTCCTGGTCTTTCGATATAAATTCGTTTTCATCCGGTGTTCCTAAAGGAAGCCCGGGTTGTTCGCATTCCGATATGATCTTTGAAAGAGAATCGGGGTCTAAAGTCGTTTTCGGTTAATTCCGAACGGAAAGAAATTTCCGAGTCGGAATCGGATTCTTGCTAATCCCGGAATAGAAACCGAGAAATGCCTTTTAGAAGGACTTGCCCAAATCGTCGATAGAAATCGTAAGATGGAGAGAATCCGCTGAATCGGATGATAATCATCCGTTTGGAATGGGAATTGTCATTCTATTTTTTTAAAAAGGTTTGAAATCTGACGTCTCGGTTTTGAACTGTATTCTGGAACTGAAGTCTTCCAAAAAATGAATCAAAAACTCCCAGAACCCAGCCAGAAAAAATGGATCCCGGACGGGTTTCACTTCCTTGGTCCAGAAGACAGCAAAGACAGGCGCATCTTACTCGAGACCGTTTCGGGAGTTCTGAAAAAAAAAGGTTATTCCGAAGTATTCTTACCCGCCTTTGATTACAGCTCGACCTTTCTTCAGACGGTCTCAGCTCCCGATTCTTCTTCTCTCTTTCGAATCCGAGATCTTTCCGGAAACGAAATCTCGCCGAGCATCGATTTAACGGTGCAAGCCGTAAAGGGGATGGCCGGTTTCTCGCACCAGAAAGAAAACCAGAACATCTTCTACGTGGGAAGAATTTTTAGGGAAACCGCCAAAGGGAGCGTATCGCGAAAAGAAGTTTTGCAGATCGGCGCGGAATCGATCGGCGCCTCGGGCAAAGAAAACACACTTCGGATATTGGAAGAATTGGATGAGATCGTTGCCCTTCTTCCTCTCGAGAATGAACTGACCCTCGTACTCGGAAACGTGAACCTCTTTCATTCCATCGTTCAGGAATACTCCCTTACTCAGAGCGAAATCGAAATTCTTTCCGCTTTGTTATATCAGAAAAACGTAAACGAGATCGAAAGAATTTTCGGAAGCAAGAAAAATCATTCCACTCTCATCCGTTTGTTAAACGCACTCGTTCTCAACTTCAGTCTGGATTCTTTGAAGAATTCTTTCAATCTGGATTCTCTTTCCGATAATCTTAAAAAAAGTCTCGGGGTCGTTCTGGAAGAAACCTCCTGGCTTTTAAAAGCTTGGGATTCCAAAAAGAGGAAGATCGATCTTTGTATCGACTTTTCCCTTTTAAGAGATTTGAATTATTATACAGGCTTTGTCTTTCAAGGTTATTTGCAAGGTTCTCCCGATCCGGTTCTCACAGGCGGAGCTTATGATCATCTCTACGAAATGTTTTCCGGCGTTCAGAAGAACGCAAGCGGTTACGCACTCGTGGTGAATACGTTAGAGGCATCCTTAAAATCCCCTCTTTCCGATCTTAGATCATGAAACGAAATTTTACCAACCAGCAATTTGAGGAAAAACTATGCCCGCATCGTTAGTAGTAGGAACCCAATGGGGTGATGAAGGAAAAGCGAAAGTGATCGACTTTCTCTCCAAGGACACGGACATCATCGTTCGTTATCAGGGCGGTGCGAACGCCGGCCATACCGTGGTCGTTCACGGGAAGAAGTATGTGTTTCATTTGGTTCCTTCCGGAGTGATCTACGACCAGACGATCTGCGTGATCGGAAACGGAGTCGTTTTGGATCCTCTTTTCTTTATCGAAGAATGTGATCGCCTTCAGAAGGAAGGTTTTCCCGTTTACGACAAACTTTTGTTAAGCGACGCCTGTCATCTTTTGTTTCCGTATCATTCTCAGATCGATTCTGCGAGAGAAACGACGCTCAGTCAGGAACACAAGATCGGGACGACAAAAAAAGGGATCGGGGTCTGTTACGCCGATAAGATGATGAGAACGGGTTTGAGAGTAGGGGATCTTTTGGACGATTCTTACCAATCGCGACTCAAACATCTCGTGGAAGAAAAAAATCGCGAGTTGGACAAACTCTACGGAATGGCTCCCGTTTCCTACAACGAAATCAACGAAGGTCTGAAATTCTTTCTTTCCAAAGTAAAGAAGAATATTATAAATACCGCATATTATCTCGACAACGAGCTCAAAAAAGGAAAAAGAATCCTTCTGGAAGGCGCACAAGGAACCGGTCTGGACGTGGATTTCGGGACGTATCCTTATGTTACGAGTTCCAATCCGACTACGGGAGGCGCTCTGATCGGAACCGGAATTTCGTTTCAACATCTCAAACACGTGATCGGAATCACAAAAGCTTATACTACGAGAGTGGGAGAAGGACCGTTCCCTACGGAGTTACTCGGAGAACCCGGAGAAGCGCTTCGTCAGAAAGGCGGAGAATTCGGCGCTACGACGGGACGTCCGAGACGTTGTGGTTGGTTTGATGCGGAGATGTTGAAACATTCCGTTCGGATCAACGGGATCACTTCGATCGCTTTGACAAAGATCGATATTCTTTCCGATTATGATTCGATTCCGGTTGCGGTCGGTTATAAACTCAACGGAAAAACTCTGGATTGTTTTCCTTCTCAGTGTTTGGAAAAAGTAGAAGTTGTCTACGAAGAGTTTCCCGGTTGGAAGACGGATATTTCCGGGATCAGCGAGTTTCAAAAACTTCCCGAAAAATGTAAGGATTATATTTCCACTTTGGAAAAACTCATCGGAGTAAAAATCAATCTCGTGTCAACGGGGCCGGATCGTAAGGACACGATTCACGGAGATTCTTTTTAGAGAATCGGAGGTTTTTTTCAGCGTTTTTGATTGACCCATGACACTCGAAAAATATCGTGTATTTCGTAACGCTTCGAGTCGTTAGCTCAGCTGGTAGAGCAATTCCCTTTTAAGGAATGGGTCCGGGGTTCGAATCCCCGACGACTCAAGAGAACGTTCTGATAAGCCGCCATCGTCTAGTGGTTAGGACACAAGATTTTCATTCTTGGAACAGGGGTTCAATTCCCCTTGGCGGTACCACTCTTCGGCTTTGAAATTCCCCTTCTTTCTATCAATCTTCAAGCAAGTATATTCTGATTTTTGAATACGAATTGATTCTTCTTGACATATTCTTCCTTCGAAAGACGAAAAAACAGTGATTCAAAATTTTGAAAATCATTTCGGGGATAAAAAATGAAAGTCAATCGAGTTCTTTCTTTGCTCATTCTTACCTTCGCTTTCTCTTGCTCCACATTCTATGACGCGACGGGCAAGGGGACGATTAAAAGTACAGAAGCCGCGTTTCAGCTACAGAATGCGGTTTACGCGTTCCAGTTCGATTCTTACCTTGCCTTTGCTTACGATCGCGGCCGGTTTACCTGCGCCCAAAGTGGAAGATGTAAAATCCTCTTCCTTGTATGATAAGTCGGAAGTCAAGAGATGCGCTTCTTCTATTTCCTCTTCGATACTCTTGACAGAGAGTATCGATTCCGGACTCATCGCGGCCAGCGCTTGTAAACTAAAGAAGCTTCGGTAAACCGATTTTTTCCGTAGAGATTTAGATTTTTTCCTTCTTATAGATGCTACAAATCTGTTGAATCGGGCAACTCTCACAGAGTTCAGGAACGTATTTTGATTTGCATTGTCGTAATATTCCCAAACGACTCAGTGCAAAATC containing:
- a CDS encoding 1-acyl-sn-glycerol-3-phosphate acyltransferase; this encodes MAEKESSVGKWQKEFFENIHLFKRSGMTEEEAKKILQKFLYLSSVTPMPPVMDVFKEPNLLETVGVYTSPEQRSREFMMEFLSPIMKQFTVEGVDNLKLVQPLLGKYPITLISNHLSHLDAPAIFHQLYNCSPEGKAIAEQLVFIAGRLAYEPDFTRLGLYMFGTLLVCSKRDMADNPSLSDVMTKINMRAFRHSQKLQSDGKIVAIFPEGTRSRDGRLMPFVETVYHYVANKVIIPISLEKTDKILPTTSLLFNQVNGKLVIGKPVLVGELSRKHMETFPKDVEQLQFPEHGDKKQFLIDNLALLVGSNLNKHQHGTYRNLYKGDVSGKNILIKIPKEPEEKIVVIGASSMSIAVATLLANKDVLVYLYHPDQAYTEQCNTERRELKYYPLYKLPPNLIFTSDPEVLKTATLFIQGTNPWELINVYPEIQPFLNKNKAPFFNVIKGFTSTGLILDEVQTAFGLEDDRLGVIAGACYPDQIMERKISGFEIAASNASLIPRVQKLFTTGYIFPRPAKIPTDIKGVQLGGALKTIYALAMGIVEGYFTQTLGGNVDNSLFHLSNRFFSEMTEIGTKMGGQPETFQGLSGLTDFMLSCFGTDAKDRKTGYDIAYGSPSERMSNGFYGLKVMPNLMKITPETPVLAAAYEIVINKKNMSEIIEMLEGRLARV
- a CDS encoding ATP phosphoribosyltransferase regulatory subunit, with amino-acid sequence MNQKLPEPSQKKWIPDGFHFLGPEDSKDRRILLETVSGVLKKKGYSEVFLPAFDYSSTFLQTVSAPDSSSLFRIRDLSGNEISPSIDLTVQAVKGMAGFSHQKENQNIFYVGRIFRETAKGSVSRKEVLQIGAESIGASGKENTLRILEELDEIVALLPLENELTLVLGNVNLFHSIVQEYSLTQSEIEILSALLYQKNVNEIERIFGSKKNHSTLIRLLNALVLNFSLDSLKNSFNLDSLSDNLKKSLGVVLEETSWLLKAWDSKKRKIDLCIDFSLLRDLNYYTGFVFQGYLQGSPDPVLTGGAYDHLYEMFSGVQKNASGYALVVNTLEASLKSPLSDLRS
- a CDS encoding adenylosuccinate synthase → MPASLVVGTQWGDEGKAKVIDFLSKDTDIIVRYQGGANAGHTVVVHGKKYVFHLVPSGVIYDQTICVIGNGVVLDPLFFIEECDRLQKEGFPVYDKLLLSDACHLLFPYHSQIDSARETTLSQEHKIGTTKKGIGVCYADKMMRTGLRVGDLLDDSYQSRLKHLVEEKNRELDKLYGMAPVSYNEINEGLKFFLSKVKKNIINTAYYLDNELKKGKRILLEGAQGTGLDVDFGTYPYVTSSNPTTGGALIGTGISFQHLKHVIGITKAYTTRVGEGPFPTELLGEPGEALRQKGGEFGATTGRPRRCGWFDAEMLKHSVRINGITSIALTKIDILSDYDSIPVAVGYKLNGKTLDCFPSQCLEKVEVVYEEFPGWKTDISGISEFQKLPEKCKDYISTLEKLIGVKINLVSTGPDRKDTIHGDSF